A window of the Apodemus sylvaticus chromosome 15, mApoSyl1.1, whole genome shotgun sequence genome harbors these coding sequences:
- the LOC127665908 gene encoding olfactory receptor 5AC1-like yields the protein MEGNSTQLTEFVLRGITDRPELQVPLFLVFFLIYITTMVGNLGLIFLIWKDPHLHTPMYYFLGNLAFADACTSSSVTPKMLMKFLNKNDMISMGECFAQFYFFCFSATTEIFLLVAMAYDRYVAICNPLLYLVVMSKRLCTVLISLSYIIGVLNPIVHVGLLFRLTFCRSNIIDHFYCEIMPLYAISCTDPSLNGLVAFIFASSIQISTSVTIVVSYARVLFAVLNMKSERGRRKAFFTCSAHLLSVSLFYGTLLFMYVSPGSGSGKQKDKMYSLFYTVVIPLLNPFIYSLRNKEVLGALKKLIK from the coding sequence ATGGAAGGAAACAGCACCCAGCTGACTGAGTTTGTTCTCAGAGGAATAACAGATCGTCCAGAGCTGCAAGTCCCCTTGTTCCTGGTGTTCTTCCTCATCTACATCACCACCATGGTGGGCAACCTTGGCTTGATCTTTCTCATCTGGAAGGATCCTCATcttcacacacccatgtactaTTTCCTTGGAAATTTAGCCTTTGCTGATGCCTGTACTTCATCCTCTGTGACACCAAAGATGcttatgaaatttttaaataagaatgacATGATATCCATGGGTGAGTGTTTtgcccaattttattttttttgtttcagtgCAACTACGGAAATTTTCCTCCTGGTAGCCATGGCCTATGACCGTTATGTAGCCATATGCAATCCTCTGCTCTATCTAGTGGTGATGTCCAAAAGACTCTGCACTGTGTTAATCAGTTTATCATATATAATTGGTGTTCTAAATCCTATAGTTCATGTGGGATTGTTATTCAGATTAACATTCTGTAGATCTAATATTATAGATCATTTCTACTGTGAAATCATGCCACTCTATGCAATTTCTTGCACAGATCCATCTCTTAATGGATTGGTggcttttatttttgcttcttcCATCCAAATCAGTACCTCTGTGACTATTGTAGTCTCTTATGCCCGTGTCCTATTTGCTGTCCTGAACATGAAGTCTGAGAGGGGCAGAAGGAAAGCTTTCTTCACCTGCAGTGCTCAcctgctctctgtctctttgttctaTGGTACCCTCCTCTTCATGTATGTGAGTCCGGGGTCTGGATCAGGTaaacaaaaggataaaatgtATTCTCTGTTCTACACAGTTGTGATTCCTCTGCTAAATCCATTTATTTACAGCTTAAGGAACAAAGAAGTTTTGGGTGCTCTCAAGAAACTCATAAAATGA
- the LOC127665930 gene encoding olfactory receptor 5AC1-like — protein MEVNRTIVTEFILRGITDIPELQVPLFLVFFFIYVTTMVGNLGLIFLIWKDSHLHIPMYFFLGSLAFADACTSSSVTPRMLINILDSGKTISLFECMAQYYFFGSSATTECFLLVAMAYDRYVAICNPLLYLVVMSNRVCACLISGSYIIGFLHPLVHVGLLFRLTFCKSNIIDHFYCEILPLYTISCTDPSINAFVVFIFAAVIQAVTFMSIVVSYAHVLFSVLKTKSERGRSKAFSTCSAHLLSVSLFYGTLFFMYVSPGSGPNKYKDKMYSLFYTIVIPLLNPFIYSLRNKEVLGALRKIIKP, from the coding sequence ATGGAGGTAAACAGGACCATTGTGACTGAGTTTATTCTCAGAGGAATAACAGACATTCCAGAGCTGCAAGTCCCCCTGTTCCTGGTGTTCTTCTTCATCTATGTCACCACCATGGTGGGCAACCTTGGCTTGATCTTTCTCATCTGGAAGGATTCCCATCTTCACAtacccatgtactttttccttgGAAGTTTAGCCTTTGCAGATGCCTGCACTTCATCCTCCGTGACACCCAGGATGCTTATCAACATCTTAGACAGTGGTAAAACGATTTCTCTTTTTGAATGCATGGCCCAATATTATTTTTTTGGATCCAGTGCAACCACAGAATGTTTCCTCCTGGTAgcgatggcctatgaccgctatgtggccatatgCAACCCTCTGCTCTATCTTGTGGTGATGTCCAACAGAGTGTGTGCTTGCCTGATCAGTGGTTCATATATAATtggttttttgcatccacttgtTCATGTTGGCTTGCTATTTAGGTTAACCTTCTGCAAGTCCAATATAATAGATCATTTTTACTGTGAGATCCTGCCACTCTATACAATTTCTTGCACTGACCCATCTATTAATGCATTTGTGGTCTTCATTTTTGCTGCTGTGATACAAGCTGTTACCTTCATGAGTATTGTAGTCTCCTATGCCCACGTCCTCTTTTCAGTTCTGAAAACAAAGTCTGAGAGGGGCAGAAGCaaagccttctccacctgcagTGCCCACctgctctctgtgtctttgttctaTGGCACTCTCTTCTTCATGTATGTGAGCCCTGGGTCTGGACCAAATAAATATAAGGATAAAATGTATTCTCTGTTTTATACCATTGTGATTCCTCTACTAAACCCCTTCATTTACAGCTTAAGAAACAAAGAAGTTTTAGGCGCTCTGAGAAAAATCATAAAGccataa